The genomic DNA TTCTCGGTCAGGCCCTGATAGTACTCCTGAAGAATGGCGGCGACTTCCGGACGGCTGAACTGCGATGATACCGACTGGCCCTCGGAGAGCATCTTTCTGAGCATTGTACCGCTGAGGAGCACCCTGTCGTCTTTGCCGTGCGGGCATGTCTTCATTGATGCCATACCGTCGCACTTCTTGCAGTAGAATGTCCAGTCGATCTTCAGAGGCTTGGTCTCGAGAGAACCGGCAGGAATCTGATCAAAAATCTTCTGTGCATCAAACGGGCCGTAATATTCGCCCACACCCGCATGGTCACGACCCACGATCAGGTGGCTGCAGCCATAGTTCTGCCTGAACGTTGCGTGAAGAAGCGCTTCACGGGGGCCTGCATATCTCATATCAAGCGGATAGCCGGCCTGAATGCAGGTATTCGGGACAAAATAAAGCTCGACAAGTTTATCAATCGCTTTAACCCTGACATCTGCAGGGATATCACCCGGCTTGAGTTTCCCAAGGAGCTGATGGATGAGCACACCGTCACAGATCTCAATTGCAATTTTGGCAAGGAATTCATGGGAACGGTGCATGGGGTTTCTGAGCTGGAGGGCTGCTACAGTGCTCCACCCTTTTTCATCAAACATCTTCCTGGTCTGGGCAGGGGTTAAGAAGAGTCCGGGATATTGAGCCGGGAAACCTCCCTGGCTAAGGACTTTAACGGTACCCGCCAGGTTAACATCTGCCTGTTCCATAACCATCTTGACACCCGGGTGTTCCATATCAGTTGTGGTGTAGATATTCTTGCACTCAAAATTCTTGTCGATAGCATATTTCTCGGTCACCTTCATCGTAGCCATGAACTTCTCAAACTCATCGGA from Nitrospirota bacterium includes the following:
- the sat gene encoding sulfate adenylyltransferase; translation: MALVNPHGKEKKLKPLLLEGAELDAEKKKAEGLKKISITSREAGDLIMMGLGGFTPLLGFMSEADWKSVCSDFKMADGTFWPIPITLSASKADADGIKAGDEIALWSDEFEKFMATMKVTEKYAIDKNFECKNIYTTTDMEHPGVKMVMEQADVNLAGTVKVLSQGGFPAQYPGLFLTPAQTRKMFDEKGWSTVAALQLRNPMHRSHEFLAKIAIEICDGVLIHQLLGKLKPGDIPADVRVKAIDKLVELYFVPNTCIQAGYPLDMRYAGPREALLHATFRQNYGCSHLIVGRDHAGVGEYYGPFDAQKIFDQIPAGSLETKPLKIDWTFYCKKCDGMASMKTCPHGKDDRVLLSGTMLRKMLSEGQSVSSQFSRPEVAAILQEYYQGLTEKVEIKLHKYAEGEKK